TGCTCGCCCACCAGGATGTGCCCGACGGTGTGGTCGTCCTCGAGGACGTCGGCCTGCGCCAGCGCGCCCACCCGCAGTCCACTGCGGTAGGTGACCCGTCCGGCGTCGGGCCGGACCTCGCCCGTGAGCATCCGGAGCAGGCTGGACTTGCCGTCGCCGTTGCGCCCGACGATGCCGATCCGATCGCCATCGTCGACACCGAGGGACACCGAATCGAAGACGACTTTGGTGGGGTACTGCAGGTGCAGTCCCTCCGCGCCGAGTAGGTGTGCCATTGCTGCCGACCCTATCGGCCGGGCGGGAGTCCGAGGTGTTCGGCTTGACCGCCGCCGAGGTCTGAGTACCCGCGCCGGGGCAACGGTGGCCGGCGGTATCGGAGCCTGTGCCAGAATGTGCAGGCTGTCGGGGCACGTCGGCACTTGGGCAGGGGAGCTGCGGGTGGATCGAAGGCTAAGGGCGGTGGCCAGGCCGGTGGAACGGCTGCTGGCCACGGCGCAGAACGGCTTGGAGGTGCTGCGACTCGGCGGCCTCGAAACCGGCTCGGTGCCCTCGCCGTACCAGATTGTCGAGAGCGTCCCGATGTACAAGCTGCGTCGGTACTTTCCGCCAGATAGCCGCCCCGGCAAGACGCCCGCCGGGGAACCGGTCCTGATGGTGCACCCGATGATGATGTCGGCCAATATGTGGGACGTCACCCGCGAGGACGGCGCCGTCGGAATCCTGCATCGCGCCGGGTTGGACCCGTGGGTCATCGACTTCGGTGAGCCCGACAAGGTCGAGGGCGGCATGCGCCGGACCCTGGCCGATCACCTGGTGGCGCTCAACGACGCCATCGACACCGTCAAGAAGGTCACCGGACGCGACGTCCACGTCGCCGGCTACTCGCAGGGCGGCATGTTCTGCTACCAGACGGTGGCCTACCGGCGGTCCAAGGACGTCGCGAGCATCATCGCCTTCGGCTCCCCGGTGGACACGTTGGCGGCGCTGCCGATGGGGATCCCGCCGAACCTCGGCGCGGTCGCCGCGGACTTCATGGCCGACCACGTGTTCAACCGCCTCGACATCCAAGGCTGGATGGCGCGCACCGGCTTCCAGATGCTCGATCCGCTCAAGACCGCCAAGGCGCGGCTGGATTTCCTGCGTCAACTGCACGACCGGCAGGCGCTGCTACCCCGCGAACAACAGCGCCGATTCCTCGATTCCGAGGGCTGGATCGCGTGGTCCGGGCCGGCGATCTCGGAACTGCTCAAGCAGTTCATCGCCCACAACCGCATGATGACCGGCGGGTTCGCGATCAACGGCCAGCTGGTGACACTCACCGACATCACCTGTCCCGTGCTGGCTTTCGTCGGCGAGGTCGACGACATCGGGCAGCCCGCGTCGGTTCGGGGGATCCGCAGGGCGGCACCGCACGCCGACGTCTACGAGACGATGATCCGCACCGGGCATTTCGGCTTGGTGGTGGGGACCAAGGCCTCCGAGATCACCTGGCCCACGGTCGCCGACTGGGTGCTGTGGCTGTCCGGGCAGAGTTCGATGCCCGCGAACATTGAGCCGATGAACGACCAGCCCGAGGACGAGGGGGAGAGCGGCGTGCCGTTGGCCTCCCGGGTGGCGCACGGCGTCGGCGGGGCCTCCGAGGTCGCGTTGACCCTGGCGCGCGGCGCGGCCGACGCCGTGGGCACCGCCGGCAAGTCGATCCGCACGCTGGCCGTCGAGACCGCGCGTACGCTGCCGCGGCTGGCCAGGCTGGGGCAGATCAACGACCACACCCGAATCTCGTTGGGCCGGATCATTTCCGAGCAGGCGCGCGGCGCGCCCAACGGCGAGTTCCTGTTGTTCGACGGCCGGGTGCACACCTACGAGGCGGTCGACCGCCGCATCAACAACGTGGTCCGCGGCCTGATCGACGTCGGCATCCGCCAGGGCGACCACGTGGGCGTGTTGATGGAGACCCGGCCGAGTGCCCTGGTGGCCATCGCGGCGCTGTCGCGGCTCGGAGCCGTCGCCGTGCTGATGCCCCCGGACGGCGACCTGGCCGAAGCCGCGCGGTTGGGCGGGGTCTCCGAAGTGCTCACCGACCCGACGAATCTGGAAGCGGCGAGCCGGCTGGCGGTGCAGGTGTTGGTGCTCGGCGGTGGCGACTCGCGCCGCCTGCAGTTGCCGGACGGCACCGACGTCGTCGACATGGAGCAGATCGACCCCGACGTCGTCGAGTTGCCCGGCTGGTATCGCCCGAACCCGGGCTTCGCCCGCGACCGCGCGTTCGTCGCGTTCAGCACGGTGGCCGGCGAACTCGTCGCCAAGGAGATCACCAACTTCCGCTGGGCGTTGTCGGCGTTCGGCACCGCGTCGACCGCGGCGATCGACCGCAGCGACACGGTGTATTGCCTGACCCCGCTGCACCACCAGTCGGGGCTGCTGGTCGCCCTCGGCGGCGCGGTGGTGGGCGGCGCCCGGATCGCGCTGTCGCGCGGGCTGCGTCCCGATACCTTCGTCCAGGAAGTCCGGCAGTACGGCGTCACCGTGGTGTCCTACACGTGGGCGATGCTGTCCGACGTCATCGACGACCCGAGCTTCGCCCTGCACGGCAACCACCCGGTCCGGGTCTTCATCGGTTCCGGTATGCCGACCGGCCTGTGGCAACGGGTCACGGAGGCGTTCGCGCCGGCCAACGTCGTGGAGTTCTATGCCACCACCGACGGTCAGGCGGTGCTGGCCAACGTGGCGGGCGCCAAGGTCGGCAGCAAGGGCCGACCGCTGCCCGGCGGCGGCCAGATCGAGTTGGCGGCCTACAGCGCCGAGGAAGACCTGATCCTCGAGGACGAGCGCGGTTTCGTGCAGGTGGCCGACACCGACGAGGTCGGCGTGCTGCTGGCCCGCCCGCGCGGTCCGGTGGACCCGACGGCGTCGGTCAAGCGCGGCGTGTTCGCCCCCGCCGACACCTGGGTGTCCACCGAGGCGCTCTTCCGCCGCGATGCCGACGGGGACTTCTGGCTGGTCGGCACCCGAAACACCGTGACGCACACCGCGCGGGGTGTGGTGTTCGACGAGCCGATCACCAATGCCGTGAGCATGATCAGGGCGGTGGACCTCGCCGCCACCTACGGGGTGACGGTCGGCGACCATGACCTGGCGATCACCGCGCTCACGCTGCGGCCGGGCGCCACGGTGACCGCCGCCGACCTCACCGAGGCCCTGGCCGACCTACCCGTCGGCCTGCCGCCGGACATCATCCACGTCGTACCGGAGCTGCCGTTGTCGGCGACCTACCGGCCGATCGTCAACGATCTGCGCGCGGCGGGCATCCCCAAGGCCGGCCGCCAGACGTGGTACCTCGATCCGGCGAGCGGACAGTTCAAGAGGTTGACGGCCGCCGTCCGCGCTCAGTTCGCGAGCGGCGAGTAACGACGACATGCCCTGGAGCGACAGCGCTGTTAGGCTCCCGATGACACTCTTTCGGAGGAATCGCATGACTGGAAACCAGACATCTCGGTGGCGCCGCGCGGCGGTCATCGGGGTGACCAGCGTGGGTTTGGCGCTCGGTTCCCTCGGAGCCGGCGCCGGGACCGCCAATGCCGACGTCCTCGATGAGTTGGCTCAGGAGTACAGCACCGGCGCCGGCGCCGGCCTGGTCGCCAACCTGCTGCGTGCCTCGCTGGAACTGCGGGCCCAGGGCTACAACCCGAAACCGGCCGACCTCGCGGCGATCAAGGCCGCGATGGATCGCGGACCCAACCAGGCACCTCTGGTCGAAGCGCTGAACGGGGCCCTGTCCAATCAGCGCAAGGCGCAGAGCCACGCTTCTCCGTCGCGCGGTCAGTCGCCCATCCAGGTCGGCATCCTGCCCAGCGACAACTGGAACAACCCCAACCCGATGGACCGGACCGGCGGCAACAACGGCAACCCCGTCTTCGAGATGCCCGGTCGGTAACTGTTGACCGCGCTCGACGAGAAGTTGCTGCAGATCCTGGTGTGCCCGGTCGACCGTGGCCCGCTGGTGCACGCCGGTGACGTGCTCTACAACCCGAGGCTGCGCCGCGCCTACCGCATCGACGAGGGGATTCCGGTGCTGCTCGCCGACGAGTCCCGCGCCGTCGACGACGACGAGCACGCCACGCTGATGGGGTCGGCCTAGTTCGTCGGCTGGTCGGTGCAGCACAATCGCAACGGTGAGCGCCGACGCCCTGAGCACTGATCCGCAGGTCGCGGCCCGCCGACTGTTGGGGGCCACCCTCTACGGGCGCGACGCGGCCGCCCTGATCGTCGAGGTCGAGGCCTACGGCGGTGTCCCCGACGGACCGTGGCCCGATCCCGCTGCGCACTCCTTTCGCGGACCCAACGCCCGCAACGAGGTGATGTTCGGCCCGGCCGGACGCCTCTACACCTACCGCAGCCACGGGATCCATGTCTGCGCCAACATCGTCTGCGGACCCGACGGCACCGCCGCCGCCGTGCTGCTCCGGGCCGGCGTGATCAT
This DNA window, taken from Mycolicibacterium sp. MU0050, encodes the following:
- a CDS encoding Trm112 family protein, whose translation is MTALDEKLLQILVCPVDRGPLVHAGDVLYNPRLRRAYRIDEGIPVLLADESRAVDDDEHATLMGSA
- a CDS encoding acyl-CoA synthetase; amino-acid sequence: MCRLSGHVGTWAGELRVDRRLRAVARPVERLLATAQNGLEVLRLGGLETGSVPSPYQIVESVPMYKLRRYFPPDSRPGKTPAGEPVLMVHPMMMSANMWDVTREDGAVGILHRAGLDPWVIDFGEPDKVEGGMRRTLADHLVALNDAIDTVKKVTGRDVHVAGYSQGGMFCYQTVAYRRSKDVASIIAFGSPVDTLAALPMGIPPNLGAVAADFMADHVFNRLDIQGWMARTGFQMLDPLKTAKARLDFLRQLHDRQALLPREQQRRFLDSEGWIAWSGPAISELLKQFIAHNRMMTGGFAINGQLVTLTDITCPVLAFVGEVDDIGQPASVRGIRRAAPHADVYETMIRTGHFGLVVGTKASEITWPTVADWVLWLSGQSSMPANIEPMNDQPEDEGESGVPLASRVAHGVGGASEVALTLARGAADAVGTAGKSIRTLAVETARTLPRLARLGQINDHTRISLGRIISEQARGAPNGEFLLFDGRVHTYEAVDRRINNVVRGLIDVGIRQGDHVGVLMETRPSALVAIAALSRLGAVAVLMPPDGDLAEAARLGGVSEVLTDPTNLEAASRLAVQVLVLGGGDSRRLQLPDGTDVVDMEQIDPDVVELPGWYRPNPGFARDRAFVAFSTVAGELVAKEITNFRWALSAFGTASTAAIDRSDTVYCLTPLHHQSGLLVALGGAVVGGARIALSRGLRPDTFVQEVRQYGVTVVSYTWAMLSDVIDDPSFALHGNHPVRVFIGSGMPTGLWQRVTEAFAPANVVEFYATTDGQAVLANVAGAKVGSKGRPLPGGGQIELAAYSAEEDLILEDERGFVQVADTDEVGVLLARPRGPVDPTASVKRGVFAPADTWVSTEALFRRDADGDFWLVGTRNTVTHTARGVVFDEPITNAVSMIRAVDLAATYGVTVGDHDLAITALTLRPGATVTAADLTEALADLPVGLPPDIIHVVPELPLSATYRPIVNDLRAAGIPKAGRQTWYLDPASGQFKRLTAAVRAQFASGE
- a CDS encoding DNA-3-methyladenine glycosylase; protein product: MSADALSTDPQVAARRLLGATLYGRDAAALIVEVEAYGGVPDGPWPDPAAHSFRGPNARNEVMFGPAGRLYTYRSHGIHVCANIVCGPDGTAAAVLLRAGVIIAGTAAARRRRGDVADRALARGPGNLCSALGIAMSDSGLDVFDAAGPVRLELAAERASVISGPRVGVSKAADRSWRFWLAEYPEVSAYRRSPRAPATGLSD